A window of Auraticoccus monumenti contains these coding sequences:
- a CDS encoding C-terminal binding protein, producing the protein MSRVVVTDHAFVDTAHEEAVAAGLGAELQVHQCSGAEETTEAVRGADVALVNFAPMGAEQLAAMAPGAAVVRYGVGVDNVDLAAAERLGVQVANVPDYGVDTVADHAAALLLALLRRLPVYDHGIREDGWVPPGRVGPLPSFPTMTVGLVGAGRIACSLADRLRPFGFRLLATDPYADPARVAEHGIELVGLEELLPAVHALSLHVPVTEETHHLVDRDLLARVREGCVLVNTSRGGLVDEAALAEALTSGRLAGAGLDVFDPEPLGDASPLREIHNVLLTPHAAFYSETSLDNLQRLAAEEAGRALQGEPLRCAVTRSPQES; encoded by the coding sequence ATGAGCCGTGTGGTGGTCACCGACCACGCCTTCGTCGACACCGCCCACGAGGAGGCCGTCGCCGCCGGGCTGGGGGCCGAGCTCCAGGTGCACCAGTGCAGCGGGGCCGAGGAGACCACCGAGGCGGTCCGCGGGGCCGACGTCGCCCTGGTCAACTTCGCCCCGATGGGTGCCGAGCAGCTGGCGGCGATGGCCCCCGGCGCCGCCGTGGTGCGCTACGGCGTCGGGGTGGACAACGTGGACCTCGCCGCGGCCGAGCGGCTGGGCGTCCAGGTGGCCAACGTGCCCGACTACGGGGTGGACACCGTCGCCGACCACGCTGCCGCCCTGCTGCTGGCCCTGCTGCGCCGCCTGCCCGTCTACGACCACGGCATCCGCGAGGACGGCTGGGTGCCCCCGGGCCGGGTCGGGCCGCTTCCCTCCTTCCCCACCATGACCGTGGGTCTGGTCGGGGCGGGCCGGATCGCCTGCTCCCTGGCCGACCGGCTGCGCCCCTTCGGGTTCCGGCTGCTGGCCACCGACCCCTACGCCGACCCGGCCCGGGTGGCCGAGCACGGCATCGAGCTGGTCGGGCTGGAGGAGCTGCTGCCTGCCGTGCACGCCCTCTCCCTGCACGTCCCCGTCACCGAGGAGACCCACCACCTGGTCGACCGCGACCTCCTGGCCCGGGTCCGCGAGGGGTGCGTGCTGGTCAACACCTCCCGCGGCGGGCTGGTCGACGAGGCGGCGCTGGCCGAGGCCCTGACCTCGGGCCGGCTGGCCGGGGCCGGCCTCGACGTCTTCGACCCCGAACCGCTCGGCGACGCCTCACCGCTGCGCGAGATCCACAACGTGCTCCTCACCCCGCACGCCGCCTTCTACTCCGAGACCTCGCTGGACAACCTCCAGCGCCTGGCCGCGGAGGAGGCCGGCCGCGCGCTGCAGGGCGAGCCGCTGCGCTGCGCCGTCACCCGATCCCCCCAGGAGAGCTGA
- the xylB gene encoding xylulokinase: MSGTWLGIDLGTSGVKVVAVDGSAEVLATETVGYPLHLPEPGWVEQDPADWWSATVQAVRAVAARIDPDDVVAIGLCGQMHGMVALDAANQVLRRAVLWNDNRNGAECEWLLEQVGGLDGLLALTNNTALPGYTVGKILWLRNHEPDTFARTDVVLNPKDLLRLHLTGDRVTEVSDASGTGLLDVRARRWSTDLLAALDLPASLLPPVVESSDVTGRLTAAAAALVGLRAGTPVVGGGGDSVLQTTSMGIESPGLLGITLGTAGILGAAVDHCPDNVGGRVQVSCGNAPDRWHVMGVALTTGGALQWWRDALAPLLGERPATQALAELAARSPVGAKGLRFLPYLVGERCPHVDPGARGAWVGLDLRHDVADMTRAVVEGALLNVREVRDVLAGLGLAVDDVRISGGASVYPIWSQTLADVLGTPVSSVSGGEHGAAHGAALLAGVGTGQWPSLREALRRVHVTSTTEPDPDRVAVHDRGYAEFRRLYPALYGGDRP; encoded by the coding sequence GTGAGCGGTACCTGGCTGGGCATCGACCTCGGCACCTCCGGGGTCAAGGTCGTCGCGGTGGACGGGTCGGCCGAGGTGCTGGCCACCGAGACCGTCGGCTACCCCCTGCACCTGCCCGAACCGGGCTGGGTGGAGCAGGACCCGGCGGACTGGTGGTCGGCCACGGTGCAGGCCGTCCGCGCGGTGGCCGCCCGGATCGACCCCGACGACGTGGTGGCCATCGGACTCTGCGGGCAGATGCACGGCATGGTGGCCCTGGACGCCGCCAACCAGGTCCTGCGCCGGGCCGTGCTGTGGAACGACAACCGCAACGGCGCGGAGTGCGAGTGGCTGCTGGAGCAGGTCGGGGGTCTGGACGGGCTGCTGGCCCTGACCAACAACACCGCGCTGCCGGGCTACACCGTGGGCAAGATCCTCTGGCTCCGCAACCACGAGCCCGACACCTTCGCCCGCACCGACGTGGTGCTGAACCCCAAGGACCTGCTGCGGCTGCACCTCACCGGTGACCGGGTGACCGAGGTCTCCGACGCCTCCGGCACCGGACTGCTGGACGTCCGCGCCCGGCGCTGGAGCACCGACCTCCTCGCCGCCCTCGACCTGCCGGCCAGCCTGCTGCCCCCGGTGGTCGAGTCCTCCGACGTGACCGGACGGCTCACCGCCGCGGCGGCCGCTCTGGTCGGCCTCCGGGCCGGGACGCCGGTGGTCGGCGGTGGCGGGGACTCCGTGCTGCAGACGACCTCGATGGGGATCGAGTCCCCCGGGCTGCTCGGCATCACGCTGGGCACCGCGGGCATCCTCGGCGCGGCCGTCGACCACTGCCCCGACAACGTCGGCGGCCGGGTCCAGGTCTCCTGCGGCAACGCACCGGACCGCTGGCACGTGATGGGGGTGGCCCTGACCACCGGCGGGGCGCTGCAGTGGTGGCGCGACGCGCTGGCCCCGCTGCTCGGCGAGCGGCCCGCGACGCAGGCCCTCGCCGAGCTCGCCGCCCGCTCCCCGGTGGGGGCCAAGGGACTGCGGTTCCTGCCCTACCTGGTGGGCGAGCGCTGCCCGCACGTGGACCCCGGTGCCCGCGGCGCCTGGGTCGGGCTGGACCTGCGCCACGACGTCGCCGACATGACCCGCGCGGTGGTGGAGGGCGCGCTGCTCAACGTCCGCGAGGTCCGTGACGTGCTGGCCGGCCTCGGTCTGGCCGTCGACGACGTCCGGATCTCCGGTGGCGCCTCGGTCTACCCGATCTGGTCCCAGACCCTGGCCGACGTCCTCGGCACCCCGGTGAGCTCGGTCTCCGGCGGTGAGCACGGGGCGGCCCACGGCGCCGCCCTGCTGGCCGGCGTCGGCACCGGGCAGTGGCCCTCGCTCCGCGAGGCGCTGCGGCGGGTGCACGTCACCAGCACCACCGAGCCGGACCCGGACCGGGTGGCCGTCCACGACCGGGGGTACGCGGAGTTCCGCCGCCTCTACCCCGCCCTGTACGGAGGAGACCGCCCGTGA
- a CDS encoding aldehyde dehydrogenase family protein, whose protein sequence is MSPTVPAPLNLVGGSWVQAGEPVVDVVDPATGEVVTRIPDTDGAGVDAAVAAAREALADWRTTTPFHRATLLHRLADGVREHRDELVGLVTLEMGKPLREAGNEVDKLADAFDYYAEEAVRVHGETIPNEQHGVTSIVRYEPVGVVGAITPWNYPLELIGWKLAAALAAGCTIVVKPSEYTPSSAVALMALLQPAGFPDGVANLVLGAGVAGRALASHPGLDKLAFTGSTATGAAISRSVAKAMPLSMELGGSCPQVVTASADVDEAVAGCLRRGFRNAGQICIAINRVYVHRSVHREFVEKLTAGVEALTVGPGSKDPDVGPVTNAGIRDRCVAHVQQAVADGARVTTGGAVIDRPGTWFAPTVVDEVPPTTLLAQEETFGPVVGVTPYDTTEEAVALANGTTAGLAAYLYARDLTEVFEIGHALDFGNVAVNNPDAGIMNAPYGGRKGSGHGYEHGREGLFGYLHIKHLRVRYGR, encoded by the coding sequence ATGTCCCCCACCGTCCCCGCACCGCTCAACCTCGTCGGCGGGTCCTGGGTGCAGGCCGGGGAGCCCGTCGTCGACGTGGTCGACCCCGCCACCGGTGAGGTGGTCACCCGGATCCCCGACACCGACGGCGCCGGCGTCGACGCGGCCGTCGCCGCCGCCCGCGAGGCCCTGGCCGACTGGCGCACCACCACGCCCTTCCACCGGGCGACGCTGCTGCACCGGCTGGCCGACGGTGTCCGCGAGCACCGCGACGAGCTCGTCGGCCTGGTCACGCTGGAGATGGGCAAGCCCCTGCGGGAGGCCGGCAACGAGGTCGACAAGCTGGCCGACGCCTTCGACTACTACGCCGAGGAGGCCGTCCGCGTCCACGGCGAAACCATCCCCAACGAGCAGCACGGCGTGACCAGCATCGTCCGCTACGAGCCGGTCGGCGTGGTGGGGGCCATCACCCCCTGGAACTACCCGCTGGAGCTGATCGGCTGGAAGCTGGCCGCCGCGCTCGCCGCCGGCTGCACCATCGTGGTCAAGCCCTCGGAGTACACCCCCTCCTCCGCCGTGGCGCTGATGGCGCTGCTGCAGCCCGCCGGCTTCCCCGACGGGGTGGCCAACCTCGTGCTGGGCGCCGGGGTCGCCGGACGGGCGCTCGCCTCCCACCCCGGGCTGGACAAGCTGGCGTTCACCGGCTCCACAGCCACCGGCGCGGCGATCAGCCGCTCGGTGGCCAAGGCGATGCCGCTGTCGATGGAGCTGGGCGGCTCCTGCCCCCAGGTGGTCACCGCCAGCGCCGACGTCGACGAGGCGGTCGCCGGGTGCCTGCGTCGCGGGTTCCGCAACGCCGGGCAGATCTGCATCGCCATCAACCGGGTCTACGTGCACCGCTCGGTGCACCGGGAGTTCGTCGAGAAGCTGACCGCCGGCGTCGAGGCGCTCACCGTCGGCCCCGGCTCGAAGGACCCCGACGTGGGCCCGGTGACCAACGCCGGCATCCGCGACCGGTGCGTGGCCCACGTCCAGCAGGCCGTGGCCGACGGCGCCCGGGTCACCACCGGCGGCGCCGTGATCGACCGGCCGGGCACCTGGTTCGCCCCCACCGTCGTGGACGAGGTGCCGCCCACCACCCTGCTGGCGCAGGAGGAGACCTTCGGCCCGGTGGTCGGCGTCACCCCCTACGACACCACCGAGGAGGCCGTGGCCCTGGCCAACGGCACCACCGCCGGGCTGGCCGCCTACCTCTACGCCCGCGACCTGACCGAGGTGTTCGAGATCGGCCACGCGCTGGACTTCGGCAACGTGGCGGTCAACAACCCCGACGCCGGCATCATGAACGCCCCCTACGGCGGCCGCAAGGGCTCCGGCCACGGCTACGAGCACGGCCGCGAGGGTCTCTTCGGCTACCTGCACATCAAGCACCTGCGGGTCAGGTACGGCCGGTGA